The Funiculus sociatus GB2-C1 genomic interval AGAGCTTCTTCTGCAAGCGCTTGCAGAGAACCCCCCAGTCCTTGAACTTCGCCTGGGTCATCCTGAAGTGCAGCTTGAATCACCAAAAGACCAATAAGACCGAAAGCAGCACCACGCGCAGAAATACCAAATCTGCCAAGCCAAGTTGCCCATTGTATCTGAGCTTTACTCATGTTGAGCAATTTGAAGTGTTTGCGGAATTTAGCAGTGTAGGCTTCGTACAAAAAGGAAACACCCTGACTGCCTGACAGAAGTAGGTGAAAGCCAATAGCCGCGGGGAATTTGTGAAAAAGGGTAGAGGGACATGAGAGGCTAGAGTTACCACACAACAGCCATCTATTCATGACAA includes:
- a CDS encoding DUF1206 domain-containing protein, giving the protein VMNRWLLCGNSSLSCPSTLFHKFPAAIGFHLLLSGSQGVSFLYEAYTAKFRKHFKLLNMSKAQIQWATWLGRFGISARGAAFGLIGLLVIQAALQDDPGEVQGLGGSLQALAEEALGQWILGAIAFGFMAYSLYMLIQARYRRIDPP